One window of the Petroclostridium xylanilyticum genome contains the following:
- a CDS encoding alpha-glucosidase/alpha-galactosidase, producing MQYVDNKVLGLNIAYIGGGSRGWAWNLMSDLALEEQLSGTVKLYDVDFQTAYNNEIIGNSLSKREDVKGKWQYAAVKTLEEALTGADFVVISIVPGTFKEMASDVHLPEKYGIYQSVGDTVGPGGLVRALRAIPMYVEIAESIKRYSPNAWVINYTNPMTLCTRTLYEIFPQIKAFGCCHEVFGTQKLLASMLKDLKGIENVKRSEIKVNVLGINHFTWIDKASYKNIDLMPLYREFADKYYEDGFEDGEKGHWMNSYFASANRVKFDLFRRYGLIAAAGDRHLAEFMPPWYLKDPETVRKWKFSLTPVSWRVEHREELIQKGKRLAKGEEQVELKASGEEGIRQIKALVGLEEFVTNVNLPNQGQMQGIPIGAVVETNALFSRDSIRPVMAGKLPDDVQNLVMRHVLNQETVLKAALTKNKSLAFRAFINDPLVNIPVKEAEELFNQMLENTKEYLPGWDI from the coding sequence ATGCAATATGTAGATAACAAAGTGCTTGGGTTAAATATTGCCTATATTGGGGGAGGCTCAAGAGGATGGGCATGGAATTTGATGAGCGACCTTGCTCTGGAAGAACAGCTGTCAGGGACTGTAAAGTTATATGACGTAGACTTCCAGACAGCGTACAATAATGAAATCATTGGTAACAGCTTATCAAAACGTGAAGATGTAAAAGGCAAGTGGCAATATGCAGCAGTGAAAACATTGGAAGAGGCCTTAACGGGAGCAGATTTTGTTGTCATTTCTATCGTACCGGGTACTTTTAAAGAAATGGCTTCAGATGTACATTTACCTGAAAAATATGGCATCTATCAGTCAGTAGGGGATACGGTTGGCCCGGGAGGACTGGTAAGAGCGTTAAGAGCCATTCCGATGTATGTTGAGATTGCAGAAAGTATCAAGAGGTATTCGCCTAATGCATGGGTGATCAATTATACCAACCCAATGACACTTTGCACAAGGACACTTTATGAAATTTTCCCGCAGATAAAAGCTTTTGGCTGTTGCCACGAAGTTTTTGGGACCCAGAAACTGTTAGCTTCCATGCTGAAAGATCTAAAGGGTATTGAAAATGTAAAAAGAAGTGAGATAAAAGTAAATGTATTAGGGATTAATCACTTTACATGGATTGATAAGGCAAGCTATAAGAACATAGATCTTATGCCATTGTACAGGGAATTTGCTGATAAGTATTATGAAGATGGATTTGAAGATGGTGAAAAAGGACATTGGATGAACAGCTATTTTGCTTCTGCCAATCGGGTGAAGTTTGACCTTTTTAGAAGATACGGTTTGATTGCTGCCGCCGGAGACAGGCACCTGGCAGAGTTCATGCCTCCTTGGTACCTCAAGGATCCTGAAACGGTGAGAAAATGGAAATTTAGCCTGACACCAGTGAGTTGGCGGGTAGAACATAGGGAAGAATTGATACAAAAGGGTAAAAGGCTGGCGAAAGGAGAAGAACAGGTTGAATTAAAAGCATCAGGAGAAGAAGGAATTCGTCAAATAAAAGCATTGGTAGGATTAGAAGAATTTGTAACAAATGTAAACCTGCCGAATCAAGGACAAATGCAGGGAATTCCTATAGGGGCTGTTGTAGAAACAAATGCGTTATTTAGCAGGGACAGCATAAGGCCGGTGATGGCAGGAAAACTTCCTGATGATGTGCAGAATTTAGTAATGAGGCATGTGCTTAACCAGGAAACAGTCTTAAAAGCTGCCTTAACAAAAAATAAGTCTTTAGCTTTTAGAGCCTTCATTAACGATCCACTGGTAAACATTCCTGTTAAGGAGGCAGAAGAGTTATTTAATCAGATGCTTGAAAATACAAAAGAATATCTGCCCGGATGGGATATTTAA
- a CDS encoding AraC family transcriptional regulator codes for MNKKDINEASDLFMVEYRKRTDIFNMPANHYHDRYEIYYMLSGERYYFIKDRTYHVVKGDLVIINKNEIHKTTHVDSSNTMHERILIEFKKEFLGSTIDDINDTDLFSCFHQNINVLRLNITEQSFIENLLFKMVSENKRQSEGFKTYLKVSLVELLLFITRCVAKVSTNHFEYPNAVHKKISDIVKHINNHYMENLTLTSISKKFFISPYYFSRTFKEVTGFTFVEYVNSVRIKEAQRLLKESKLNVTQIAEKVGYENITHFGRVFKAITGFSPLKYKKNNKELS; via the coding sequence ATGAATAAAAAAGATATAAATGAAGCTTCAGATCTTTTTATGGTTGAATACCGCAAAAGAACAGATATTTTTAATATGCCTGCCAATCACTATCATGATCGGTATGAAATCTACTATATGCTATCCGGGGAACGCTATTACTTTATTAAAGACAGAACTTATCATGTCGTAAAAGGTGACCTTGTAATAATCAACAAGAATGAAATTCACAAAACTACCCATGTGGACAGTAGCAACACCATGCATGAAAGAATTCTGATTGAATTTAAAAAGGAGTTTTTAGGCAGTACGATTGACGATATAAATGATACTGATTTATTTTCCTGTTTTCATCAAAATATCAATGTTTTAAGGCTGAATATTACTGAACAAAGTTTTATAGAAAACCTGCTTTTTAAAATGGTTAGTGAAAATAAAAGGCAATCGGAAGGCTTTAAGACTTATTTAAAAGTTTCACTGGTAGAATTGCTATTATTTATCACCAGATGTGTTGCCAAGGTATCTACTAATCATTTTGAATATCCTAATGCTGTGCACAAAAAAATATCTGATATTGTAAAGCACATTAATAATCATTACATGGAAAATCTTACTTTAACTTCTATTTCTAAAAAATTCTTTATCAGCCCGTACTATTTCAGCAGAACTTTTAAAGAAGTAACCGGCTTTACATTTGTGGAATATGTAAATAGCGTACGGATAAAGGAAGCACAAAGGTTGTTAAAAGAATCAAAGTTAAATGTTACGCAGATAGCAGAAAAAGTGGGCTATGAAAATATAACCCACTTTGGAAGAGTTTTTAAAGCTATAACAGGCTTTTCACCATTAAAATATAAAAAAAACAACAAAGAATTAAGCTAA
- a CDS encoding sodium-translocating pyrophosphatase, with product MDLLLLAPIGAIIALAFAGYLAYSVLKQSEGTEQMKKIAAAVREGANAYLKRQYTGVAIFFAVMVVILSILAFLGYLNPFVPFAFLTGGFFSGLSGYFGMKIATSANARTANAAKNSLNSGLRVAFSSGAVMGFVVVGLGLLDLSVWFYFLKWIFRNLDEAQQIQNITSAMLTFGMGASSMALFARVGGGIFTKAADVGADLVGKVEAGIPEDDPRNPAVIADNVGDNVGDVAGMGADLYESYVGSIVSTSALAVAAGLGFSGVTIPMTMAAIGVLASIIGTFFVRSGEQAEQKVLLAALRNGTYVSGGLIAIISYFLVTAVLGTAHIGVYYAILSGLLAGILIGFFTEYYTSDTYKPTQKLSGTSLTGPATVIIGGISLGMFSTAIPVVIVGIAVLASYYLAGGAQSFSMGLYGVGISAVGMLSTLGITLATDAYGPVADNAGGIAEMSHLGPEVRRRTDALDSLGNTTAATGKGFAIGSAALTALALIAAYKEEVELIVKKENLQFAFDLTIINPPVLIGLFIGGMLPFVFASLTMEAVGRAAQMIVVEVRRQFREIKGLMEGTAQADYATCVDICTRAAQKEMLAPALLAVIAPIVVGLILGVNGVAGMLAGATVTGFVLAIMMANSGGAWDNAKKYIEAGNHGGKGSDSHKAAVVGDTVGDPFKDTSGPAINILIKLLSMVSIVFAAFVLHNSLLK from the coding sequence ATGGATTTATTGTTGTTAGCTCCAATAGGAGCAATCATTGCTCTTGCTTTTGCCGGCTACCTGGCTTATTCTGTCCTCAAGCAAAGCGAAGGCACGGAGCAAATGAAAAAAATTGCTGCCGCAGTCCGTGAGGGCGCCAATGCCTATCTCAAGAGGCAGTACACCGGTGTGGCCATCTTTTTCGCAGTAATGGTTGTTATTCTTTCTATTTTAGCATTTCTTGGCTATCTAAATCCGTTTGTTCCTTTTGCTTTCTTAACGGGTGGATTCTTTTCAGGGTTATCAGGGTATTTTGGTATGAAAATTGCCACAAGTGCAAATGCAAGAACAGCAAATGCAGCTAAAAACAGCCTTAACAGCGGTTTGAGAGTTGCATTTTCCAGTGGTGCGGTAATGGGCTTTGTAGTTGTTGGCTTAGGACTTCTGGATTTAAGCGTATGGTTTTATTTCCTGAAATGGATTTTTAGAAACTTGGATGAAGCGCAACAGATTCAGAATATTACAAGTGCCATGCTCACTTTCGGTATGGGGGCAAGCTCCATGGCCTTGTTTGCCCGTGTTGGAGGAGGCATATTTACCAAGGCTGCTGACGTAGGTGCTGACCTGGTAGGTAAGGTGGAGGCAGGTATTCCTGAAGACGACCCAAGAAACCCGGCTGTTATTGCAGATAATGTCGGGGATAATGTGGGAGACGTTGCCGGGATGGGTGCCGACCTTTATGAATCCTATGTTGGATCTATCGTTTCTACCAGCGCATTGGCAGTTGCAGCAGGGTTAGGTTTTAGTGGTGTAACCATACCCATGACAATGGCAGCTATAGGTGTCCTTGCTTCTATTATCGGTACTTTCTTTGTCCGTTCTGGAGAGCAGGCAGAACAGAAGGTCCTTCTTGCCGCTTTAAGAAATGGTACTTATGTAAGCGGTGGATTAATTGCAATTATTTCTTATTTCCTTGTAACTGCAGTACTGGGTACTGCTCATATCGGCGTTTATTATGCGATTCTCAGTGGATTACTGGCAGGTATCCTGATTGGATTTTTCACAGAGTATTACACCTCAGACACATATAAACCAACGCAAAAACTTTCCGGAACTTCCCTTACCGGTCCCGCAACAGTCATTATTGGCGGTATTTCCTTAGGAATGTTTTCTACAGCAATTCCTGTAGTGATTGTAGGTATCGCTGTACTTGCAAGCTACTATCTGGCAGGTGGTGCCCAGAGTTTTAGTATGGGCTTATACGGCGTAGGTATCTCTGCAGTAGGTATGTTGAGTACGTTAGGAATTACGCTGGCGACGGATGCCTATGGTCCGGTTGCTGATAATGCCGGTGGTATAGCGGAGATGTCCCACTTAGGTCCTGAAGTCAGAAGACGTACCGACGCACTGGATTCTTTAGGCAATACTACAGCAGCAACCGGCAAAGGATTTGCGATTGGCTCTGCAGCTTTAACTGCTCTTGCATTAATTGCAGCCTATAAGGAAGAAGTAGAACTAATTGTTAAAAAGGAAAATTTACAATTTGCTTTTGACCTGACAATTATTAATCCTCCGGTATTAATTGGGCTGTTTATTGGCGGAATGCTTCCTTTCGTCTTTGCTTCGTTGACGATGGAAGCTGTTGGCAGGGCAGCACAAATGATTGTTGTGGAGGTTAGAAGGCAGTTTAGAGAAATAAAAGGTCTCATGGAAGGTACTGCTCAGGCAGATTATGCAACCTGTGTTGATATCTGCACCAGGGCAGCACAAAAAGAAATGTTGGCTCCGGCACTATTGGCGGTAATTGCTCCTATCGTAGTAGGACTGATCTTAGGGGTAAATGGTGTAGCAGGTATGCTCGCCGGGGCAACGGTAACCGGATTTGTGCTTGCCATCATGATGGCAAACTCCGGTGGTGCATGGGATAACGCAAAGAAATATATTGAAGCAGGCAACCACGGCGGCAAAGGTTCCGACAGTCATAAAGCTGCAGTAGTTGGTGACACGGTAGGTGACCCGTTCAAAGATACTTCCGGACCTGCCATCAATATATTGATCAAGCTGCTTTCAATGGTATCTATTGTATTTGCAGCGTTCGTATTGCATAATTCATTATTGAAATAA
- a CDS encoding sugar kinase: MSKKVVTFGEIMMRLQTPDYQRFVQAKSFDVVYGGGEANVAISLANFGLDAVFVTKLPKNLIGDACRNEIRKYGVDTQYIARGGERLGIYFVEKGASQRASNVIYDRANSSIATAKSGDFDWKKIFEGAEWFHFTGITPAISDSAAELCLEACKAAKEAGVTVSCDLNFRKKLWTSEKANRVMSGLMPYVDVVIANEEDAETVFGIKAKETDITSGHLSDEGYKDVCKQLVEKFGFKKVAITLRESLSASVNNWSGLLYDGQGFYKSKKYNITIVDRVGGGDSFGAGLIYSLMNGFSMQDTIEFAVAASCLKHTIEGDVNLVSVDEVKNLMKGDGSGRVQR, encoded by the coding sequence ATGAGCAAAAAGGTTGTTACTTTTGGGGAAATCATGATGAGATTGCAGACGCCTGATTACCAGAGATTTGTACAGGCAAAGAGCTTTGATGTAGTATATGGCGGAGGAGAAGCAAATGTTGCCATTTCTCTTGCAAATTTTGGTTTGGATGCGGTGTTTGTTACCAAACTACCTAAAAATCTCATTGGAGATGCCTGCCGCAATGAAATAAGAAAATATGGGGTAGATACACAATACATAGCTAGAGGCGGGGAAAGATTGGGGATATACTTTGTTGAAAAAGGTGCTTCCCAGCGGGCTTCCAATGTTATATATGACAGGGCAAATTCTTCAATTGCTACAGCAAAATCAGGAGATTTTGACTGGAAGAAAATTTTTGAAGGTGCAGAATGGTTTCACTTTACCGGAATTACTCCGGCGATCAGCGATAGTGCTGCGGAACTTTGCCTTGAAGCTTGTAAGGCTGCCAAGGAAGCTGGTGTTACTGTAAGCTGTGATTTGAATTTCAGAAAGAAACTCTGGACTTCTGAAAAAGCAAATAGGGTTATGTCCGGTTTGATGCCTTATGTGGATGTAGTAATTGCAAATGAAGAAGATGCAGAGACAGTATTCGGAATTAAAGCAAAGGAAACAGATATTACTTCCGGACATTTAAGTGATGAAGGATATAAGGATGTTTGCAAGCAGCTTGTTGAAAAATTCGGGTTTAAGAAGGTGGCCATTACGTTAAGAGAAAGCTTGTCAGCTTCGGTTAATAACTGGTCCGGGCTTCTCTACGACGGACAGGGATTCTATAAATCCAAGAAATACAACATAACAATTGTTGATAGGGTTGGTGGAGGAGATTCCTTTGGTGCCGGCCTGATCTATTCGTTAATGAATGGTTTCAGCATGCAGGATACCATCGAATTTGCCGTAGCAGCTTCATGCTTGAAGCATACCATTGAAGGTGATGTTAACCTTGTAAGCGTTGATGAAGTTAAGAACCTTATGAAGGGTGATGGGTCCGGCAGGGTTCAAAGATGA
- a CDS encoding bifunctional 2-keto-4-hydroxyglutarate aldolase/2-keto-3-deoxy-6-phosphogluconate aldolase, which translates to MDKEKVITRICEAGIVAVVRAESSEQALKIADACIEGGVAAIELTFTVPAAHRVIEELAKTYTKGEIILGAGTVMDSETARIAILSGAQYVVSPYFNLDTVKLCNRYRIPVMPGVMTIREVVEAMEAGADILKVFPGEAFGPKIIKAIKGPIPYAKMMPTGGVDVNNVAEWIKAGAVAVGAGGALTAGAKTGDYASITRIGREFVEKIKEARGQ; encoded by the coding sequence ATGGACAAAGAAAAAGTAATTACAAGGATTTGTGAAGCAGGGATTGTAGCAGTGGTGAGGGCTGAAAGCAGTGAGCAGGCTCTTAAAATTGCTGATGCCTGTATTGAAGGAGGGGTTGCAGCTATAGAGTTAACCTTTACTGTACCTGCGGCACACAGGGTTATTGAAGAACTGGCCAAGACCTATACCAAAGGAGAAATCATCCTTGGCGCAGGAACAGTAATGGATTCGGAAACTGCAAGAATTGCTATTCTTTCTGGAGCACAATATGTAGTAAGTCCATATTTTAATCTGGATACCGTTAAACTGTGTAATAGGTACAGAATACCGGTTATGCCCGGGGTTATGACCATTAGGGAAGTGGTTGAGGCGATGGAAGCAGGGGCAGATATCCTTAAGGTATTCCCTGGGGAAGCTTTTGGACCAAAGATTATCAAAGCAATCAAAGGCCCAATTCCATATGCAAAGATGATGCCTACCGGCGGAGTGGATGTAAATAACGTTGCTGAATGGATTAAAGCCGGTGCTGTTGCTGTAGGAGCAGGAGGAGCACTTACTGCCGGAGCTAAGACCGGAGATTATGCATCCATCACAAGAATAGGCAGGGAATTTGTTGAAAAAATAAAAGAAGCAAGGGGACAATAA
- a CDS encoding IclR family transcriptional regulator — MAEKGVQALDRALDILELLATEKRGLGVTEIGNRVGLHKSTVHRLLSALGERGYVEKNADFGTYQLGMKLVEISSLHLNSIELKTEAAPYLRKLAAESTQPVHLATFVDGEVTYIEKVETLNSIRMYSQIGKRVPMHCSAVGKALLTGLPDNEVEEMLKKYDLKLYTSKTMNNIEQILKQVQEARKRGWAVDNEEHEEGIRCIAAPIYDYRGKVIAAVSTSGSSNIFTPERDQEISEYVVKAAREISKRMGHTAN; from the coding sequence ATGGCGGAAAAAGGAGTTCAGGCATTAGATAGGGCATTAGATATACTAGAATTGCTTGCAACAGAAAAAAGGGGTCTTGGGGTTACTGAGATTGGTAACCGTGTTGGACTTCATAAAAGTACAGTTCATAGATTGCTCAGTGCTCTTGGTGAAAGAGGATATGTGGAGAAAAATGCTGATTTTGGTACCTATCAACTGGGTATGAAACTAGTTGAAATCAGCAGTCTTCATCTGAATAGTATTGAATTAAAAACAGAAGCAGCACCGTATCTTAGAAAGCTTGCGGCGGAGAGTACGCAACCTGTACACCTTGCAACTTTTGTAGATGGTGAAGTTACTTATATCGAAAAGGTTGAAACACTGAATAGCATTCGTATGTATTCTCAGATAGGAAAACGTGTTCCGATGCATTGCTCAGCTGTTGGAAAGGCACTGCTAACTGGATTGCCCGATAATGAAGTTGAAGAAATGCTAAAAAAATATGATTTAAAGTTATATACCTCTAAAACCATGAATAATATAGAACAGATATTAAAGCAAGTCCAGGAAGCCAGAAAAAGAGGTTGGGCTGTTGACAACGAGGAGCATGAAGAGGGTATTCGGTGCATAGCAGCACCTATTTATGATTACAGGGGCAAAGTTATAGCGGCAGTAAGCACATCGGGCTCAAGTAATATTTTCACACCGGAAAGAGACCAGGAGATAAGCGAGTATGTAGTCAAAGCAGCCAGGGAGATATCTAAAAGAATGGGACACACCGCGAATTGA
- a CDS encoding transposase, producing MFDYSKTAYDLKRSICNFCSRLAQGLPVPFKKFLSCMVFGILASKTVILAEISRSLNEEIKLKKTIERLSRNLEKFSYTDDVLKNLSSEVKRYIHHDTPIIIDLSDIVKKYGVVFENMGKIRDGSTKETNMDGYYLLEALIYNHGDKLLVPIYSDLFSPSEPGFKSENEEIIKCLDKLRRLYGTKGIYTMDRGMDNVLFFNYFENNSQKFVIRLKKNRNVIFKGKEINIVDLVKQYKGKYSTIIKKKNGKQRKIQFGFLPIELPESTGKVCNLVFVIVYARKGLMLLTNLDIKDGKDCLRPILCYISRWNVEEFIRFKKNQYKLEDVRVQSYQRLKNINFLLTMAMSYISLTSKSISSRQMIFILQEISKRVHGIPPFPYYSTADGIYEVLKKHKTGIAEFLNYTKKKPKSQQLSLFELRYCKSLLVS from the coding sequence ATGTTTGATTATAGCAAAACAGCATATGATTTGAAAAGAAGTATTTGTAATTTTTGTTCCAGATTGGCTCAGGGTCTCCCTGTTCCCTTTAAGAAATTCTTATCCTGCATGGTCTTTGGCATACTCGCATCCAAAACAGTAATACTGGCTGAAATATCCCGTTCTTTAAATGAGGAGATAAAGTTAAAAAAGACTATAGAACGCCTTTCCCGAAACCTTGAAAAATTCTCCTATACTGATGATGTACTTAAGAACCTCTCTTCTGAAGTTAAAAGGTATATTCACCATGATACGCCTATCATTATCGACTTAAGTGATATTGTTAAAAAGTACGGCGTAGTCTTTGAAAATATGGGCAAGATCAGGGATGGAAGCACAAAAGAAACCAATATGGACGGGTACTATCTACTTGAAGCACTTATATATAACCACGGAGACAAGCTTCTTGTCCCAATATATTCAGATTTATTCTCTCCAAGTGAACCGGGATTTAAAAGTGAAAATGAAGAAATCATAAAGTGTTTAGACAAGCTCCGACGCTTATACGGGACCAAGGGCATTTACACCATGGATAGAGGTATGGACAATGTACTGTTCTTTAATTATTTTGAAAACAACTCTCAAAAGTTTGTCATAAGGCTTAAGAAAAACCGCAATGTCATTTTCAAAGGTAAGGAAATAAATATTGTCGACCTTGTTAAACAATATAAGGGTAAATATTCAACAATCATAAAGAAAAAGAACGGTAAGCAAAGAAAAATTCAGTTCGGTTTTCTGCCTATAGAGTTGCCTGAGAGTACTGGCAAAGTATGTAACCTTGTCTTTGTAATAGTGTATGCCAGAAAAGGGCTTATGCTTTTAACTAACCTTGATATAAAAGATGGTAAAGACTGTTTAAGACCTATACTTTGCTACATATCCAGATGGAATGTAGAAGAGTTCATAAGATTTAAGAAAAATCAATACAAGCTTGAAGATGTAAGAGTCCAGTCCTATCAAAGGCTTAAAAACATAAACTTTTTATTAACCATGGCAATGAGCTATATTTCTCTTACTTCAAAATCCATAAGTAGCAGGCAGATGATTTTTATTTTGCAGGAGATATCCAAAAGAGTACATGGCATACCACCTTTCCCTTACTACAGTACCGCGGATGGAATTTATGAAGTGCTTAAGAAACACAAAACTGGTATTGCTGAATTTTTGAACTATACAAAAAAGAAGCCCAAATCGCAGCAGCTGAGTCTCTTCGAACTCAGATACTGCAAGAGCTTGCTGGTTTCTTAA
- a CDS encoding IS1634 family transposase: MRLQISRSKNAASFYVIKTIYTNGKEHTQIVEKLGTYNELLKKLNGQDPIEWAKKYIEELNKKEKEEKREVLVKYSPTKLVNKGEQRTFNGGYLFLQKIYHELGLHKICKEISQKYKFDFDMNSILSRLIYARVIFPSSKLATCELSKKFLEQPNFDLHQIYRALEILAKETDFIQSSLYENSLKVSKRNTGILYYDCTNYFFEIEQEDGNKQYGPSKDHKPNPIIQMGLFMDGDGIPLAFSINKGNMNEQLTLKPLEKKIISDFELSKFIVCTDAGLASEDNRKFNDKDGRAFITTQSIKKLKEHLKKWALAPNGWKLPGSDKTYDISKLDEMVDKASPEDKTKIRAKVFYKERWIKEKDFEQRLIITYSIKYRDYQRKIRNSQIERAQKAIENNPTKIKKCNANDYKRFITKTSCTADGEVAENEIYSIDSALIQKEEAFDGFYGVCTNLEDDVSEIIKVNHRRWEIEECFRIMKSEFKARPVYLSNDDRIEAHFITCFISLIIYRLLEKKLEEKFTCHEIIGGLRDMDFLEVKGEGYVPTYTRTDFTDALHDVFNFRTDYQIVTTSMMKKIFKETKK; this comes from the coding sequence ATGAGATTACAGATATCTAGATCAAAAAATGCAGCTTCATTTTATGTTATAAAAACTATATATACCAATGGAAAAGAGCATACACAAATTGTTGAAAAACTCGGGACTTATAATGAACTTCTTAAGAAACTAAACGGCCAAGACCCCATCGAATGGGCAAAGAAATATATTGAAGAACTTAATAAGAAAGAAAAAGAAGAGAAGCGAGAAGTACTTGTAAAGTATTCGCCTACAAAACTTGTCAACAAAGGAGAACAGCGTACCTTTAATGGCGGGTACCTATTCCTGCAAAAAATATACCATGAACTCGGACTCCATAAGATTTGCAAAGAAATTTCACAGAAATATAAATTCGATTTTGACATGAATTCCATTCTTTCAAGATTGATTTACGCAAGAGTGATCTTCCCTTCTTCCAAGCTTGCAACCTGTGAGCTTTCCAAAAAATTTTTAGAACAGCCGAATTTTGATTTGCATCAAATATACAGGGCTCTTGAAATCCTTGCTAAGGAGACAGATTTTATCCAGTCCTCCTTGTATGAAAACAGCCTGAAGGTTTCCAAAAGAAATACCGGTATTCTTTACTATGATTGCACCAATTACTTTTTTGAAATTGAACAGGAGGATGGCAACAAGCAATATGGTCCTTCTAAAGATCACAAACCCAATCCGATCATTCAAATGGGACTGTTTATGGACGGAGATGGAATCCCTCTGGCTTTCAGCATTAACAAAGGGAATATGAATGAACAACTGACTTTAAAGCCATTAGAAAAGAAAATTATTTCTGACTTTGAACTTTCTAAGTTTATTGTTTGCACAGATGCAGGCCTTGCTTCTGAAGATAATCGAAAGTTTAACGACAAGGATGGCCGGGCATTTATTACAACACAGTCTATCAAAAAATTAAAGGAACATTTAAAAAAATGGGCTCTTGCTCCAAATGGCTGGAAACTCCCGGGCAGCGATAAAACCTATGACATTTCCAAACTTGATGAAATGGTAGATAAAGCTTCTCCTGAAGATAAAACGAAAATAAGGGCAAAAGTATTTTATAAGGAGCGCTGGATTAAAGAAAAAGATTTTGAACAAAGGCTGATTATAACGTATTCTATCAAATACAGGGATTATCAGCGTAAAATCCGCAACTCTCAAATAGAAAGAGCTCAAAAGGCAATAGAAAACAACCCGACAAAAATCAAGAAATGCAATGCTAACGATTACAAAAGGTTTATTACCAAAACAAGCTGTACTGCTGATGGAGAAGTTGCAGAAAACGAGATATACAGCATTGATTCTGCTCTAATCCAGAAGGAAGAAGCCTTTGATGGTTTTTATGGGGTTTGCACAAACCTTGAGGATGATGTATCTGAAATAATCAAGGTGAATCACAGAAGATGGGAGATTGAAGAATGCTTTAGGATTATGAAAAGTGAATTCAAAGCAAGACCCGTGTACTTAAGCAACGATGACAGGATAGAAGCACATTTTATCACTTGCTTTATATCATTGATTATTTACAGGCTGCTCGAAAAAAAGCTCGAAGAAAAATTCACATGTCATGAGATTATTGGCGGGCTGAGAGATATGGATTTTTTAGAAGTTAAAGGCGAAGGCTATGTTCCAACCTACACAAGAACAGATTTTACCGATGCGCTTCATGATGTTTTTAACTTTCGTACCGACTACCAGATTGTTACTACGAGTATGATGAAAAAAATTTTTAAAGAAACGAAAAAATAA